The Tripterygium wilfordii isolate XIE 37 chromosome 4, ASM1340144v1, whole genome shotgun sequence genome has a window encoding:
- the LOC119997393 gene encoding calcineurin-binding protein 1 isoform X2 — MFSIAAINDTDSREQWEPLGPTKEAQEFHLTQTYHEGLLKLQAKEYDKARELLETVLKDPLISNAQVDTSASDGHMLQLRFLALKNLATVSLQQGSDYYESALHCYLQAVEIDTKDSVIWNQLGTLACSMGLLSISRWAFEQGLLCSPNNWNCMEKLLEVLIAIGDEVACLSVTELILRHWPSHSRAVHVKHTIELSEPIPFAPRGIDKLEPKHVRLKFADKRKASDVNLDVHLSKKIKQNLELQLAEASWAALINALLEILFPLNRRDSEIGSELLYRSGDVELMIHLPSTSDVAMGPLQSNRLESSPVGENNPCETRNADVAKEEEANIFEEQPQERRSTRLERLRNQKPGKEELDTGGKDVAKLVLQFLKPFTFIGAENEDSDSTVDTSVSCSDQSNSLDAEHYDVAKFLRKSAKNFGAYHMGHLLLEYAASKGLIYHDALVKILDLEKLTRHWGEDRTPECSLFLAELYYDLGSSPSNSPRLNEYMSEASYHLCKIIEVVALDYPFQLTRVSENEGCSSVMGIPGTNTASANESICQNSLLESPFWIRYFWLSGRLSIFEGNKEKAQEELCVSLSLLEKKASAVEFIIHLPHCIFIRDITVDKIHHEINLLKVGFLLEKTIGKMIEKEMYTECITLLAPLILCTKEVHLDVLLQPAADKKGEMIASRELSALDTLIKSCEKTRPVDSVVYLNCHQRKLQILMAVANTGEHWNYLVSEEVKAISQCVSLVKIGLYGDSNGVSDIVSIVGDIQSLLLAVMCHVASNYFLKQSSAPVIADQVLAGQKQRCCFVDAAVAFCKLQHLYPSIPVKTQVELIVAIHDLLAEYGICCAGDGSEGQDGTFLKFAIKHLLGLDMKIKSNVDSSDRETIEFDKHISQHSHVFDETEIKGTSTGENNAFDEITPERISSLTSRVKDNTGVECLLFCGDDGTIKNQEKTSDQTIESGKELTEDEREELELLIDGALDQCFFCLYGLNLRSDSSYEDDLAEHKNTSRGDYQTKEQCADVFQYILPCAKASSRTGLVKLRRVLRAIRKHFPQPPEAVLDGNAIDKFLDYPDLCEDKLSNEAGSEGYLGTITKLLLPDMGSLKEYKRSLAVSSEPYLEVYSNLYYFLAQSEETNATDKWPGFVLTKEGGEFVQQNANLFRYDLLYNPLRFESWQRLANIYDEEVDLLLNDGSKHINVAGWRKNATLPQRVEMSRRRSRRCLLMSLALANTPAQQCEIHELLALVYYDSLQNVVPLYDQRSVIPSKDAAWMMFCENSLRHFKRAFTHKQDWSHAFYMGKLCEKLGYSHEISLSYYDKAIALNPSAVDSVYRMHASRLKILCAHGKQNMEALKVVLGYCFSQPTKVAVTNILTSVSPETSQLPDDVMDRSCQVSSERKREESVQMEEMWHILYNDCLAALKNCVEGDLKHFHKARYMLAQGRYKRGLSGDLERAKDELSFCFKSARSSFTINMWEIDGMVKKGRRKTAGCSVNKKALEVNLPESSRKFITCIRKYLLFYLKLLEETGEVSTLDRAYVSLRADKRFSLCIEDVVPVALGRYIKALISSTHQAETIDSGAMSCCEHHLEKIFALFMEQGTLWPEICVLHETRSPGFSESSLYGFLHEYIFSLEKDGKLDTLEMINEKIRKRFKNPKLSNGNNAKVCRHASIAWYRSLIISLALITPLQSGLSSEIQVFNPSDSGLDNRLLYIDLQVNELWTSFFEDSSKYESLETKWSPVLSKIKNIGIRKASDENLEMANSLLKSSYNFYRESSCIMFPSGVNLYLVPFRLVTGAQFQLGMDGVEVLDISIPRKLLLWAYTLLHGRCANISVAIKHCEEIAKKLKKTAGTASVSSNSSVTNTPTSHTGSGKDGINQGGESEAEVSTGAAVAAIPALDWESARYLNPPPLSSSEQIGLSAVSQLHHCNTVTQLSTAVHGAEDPDKSHKTQPDPQQNAGN; from the exons ATG TTCTCAATTGCAGCTATCAACGATACCGACTCTAGAGAGCAATGGGAACCCTTAGGTCCCACCAAAGAAGCCCAG GAGTTTCATCTTACACAAACTTATCATGAGGGGCTTCTCAAATTACAAGCTAAAGAGTATGATAAAGCTCGTGAGCTTTTAGAAACCGTGTTAAAAGATCCTCTGATTTCAAATGCCCAg GTGGATACCAGTGCCAGTGATGGTCATATGTTACAACTCAG ATTTTTGGCACTGAAGAACCTCGCCACTGTTTCCCTCCAGCAAGGTTCTGACTATTATGAGAGTGCTCTGCATTGTTATCTTCAAGCAGTAGAGATTGATACCAAAGATTCGGTCATTTGGAATCAGCTGGGAACATTAGCTTGCTCAATGGGTTTGCTGAGTATTTCCCGTTGGGCTTTTGAGCAAGGACTTCTCTGCAGCCCCAATAATT GGAATTGCATGGAGAAACTGTTGGAAGTTCTTATTGCTATTGGTGATGAAGTTGCATGTCTTTCTGTCACAGAGTTGATCTTACGGCATTGGCCATCACATTCTCGAGCTGTGCATGTCAAACATACTATTGAATTATCAGAGCCAATTCCTTTTGCTCCTAGAGGAATAGATAAGCTGGAACCTAAACACGTGCGACTTAAATTTGCTGACAAGAGAAAAGCAAGCGATGTGAATTTAGACGTCCATCttagtaaaaaaataaagcagAACCTAGAGCTGCAGCTGGCTGAAGCTTCGTGGGCAGCTCTCATTAATGCACTTTTGGAAATCTTATTTCCATTAAATAGGCGTGATTCAGAGATTGGGTCTGAATTGCTGTATAGATCGGGTGATGTTGAGTTAATGATACACTTACCTTCTACATCTGATGTTGCTATGGGGCCTTTGCAGAGTAATAGGCTTGAATCAAGCCCTGTTGGTGAAAACAATCCTTGTGAAACTAGGAATGCAGATGTTGCCAAAGAAGAGGAAGCAAATATATTTGAAGAACAGCCACAGGAGAGGAGGAGCACTCGTCTTGAAAGACTTAGGAACCAAAAACCCGGAAAAGAAGAACTGGATACTGGTGGCAAAGATGTAGCAAAACTTGTACTCCAATTTCTTAAACCTTTTACTTTCATCGGCGCTGAAAACGAAGACTCTGACAGCACTGTTGATACTTCTGTGTCATGCTCTGATCAATCTAATTCTTTGGACGCGGAACACTATGATGTTGCCAAATTCTTGAGAAAAAGTGCAAAAAATTTTGGTGCTTACCATATGGGCCACTTGCTTTTAGAATATGCTGCAAGTAAAGGCCTTATTTACCATGATGCGCTTGTCAAAATTCTGGATTTGGAGAAGTTGACAAGACATTGGGGAGAAGACAGGACCCCTGAGTGTAGTCTTTTCCTTGCGGAGCTGTATTATGACCTTGGATCTTCTCCTTCCAATTCTCCCAGACTGAATGAATACATGTCTGAAGCATCCTATCATCTGTGTAAAATAATTGAAGTGGTAGCCTTGGATTATCCTTTTCAGTTGACTCGTGTATCTGAAAATGAAGGTTGCTCTTCAGTTATGGGAATTCCAGGTACTAATACTGCATCAGCCAATGAATCCATTTGCCAGAATTCACTTTTGGAAAGTCCCTTCTGGATTCGGTACTTCTGGTTGAGTGGACGATTGTCAATCTTTGAGGGCAACAAGGAAAAAGCTCAGGAAGAACTCTGTGTTTCCCTGTCTCTTTTGGAAAAGAAGGCAAGTGCAGTGGAGTTCATTATCCATCTGCCACACTGCATCTTTATTAGAGATATTACTGTTGATAAGATTCAccatgaaattaatttattgaaagtTGGTTTCTTGCTTGAGAAAACTATAGGTAAGATGATTGAGAAAGAAATGTACACAGAGTGCATAACCTTGCTTGCTCCACTTATCTTATGTACAAAAGAAGTTCACCTGGATGTATTACTGCAACCTGCTGCTGATAAGAAAGGTGAAATGATTGCATCTCGTGAACTATCGGCGCTAGACACTCTAATTAAATCATGTGAGAAGACAAGGCCAGTGGACTCTGTGGTCTACTTAAATTGTCACCAACGAAAGCTGCAAATACTCATGGCGGTAGCTAACACAG gcGAGCACTGGAATTACTTGGTTTCGGAGGAAGTGAAGGCAATCTCACAATGTGTCTCACTAGTGAAGATTGGTCTATATGGAGATTCT AATGGCGTATCTGATATAGTGAGCATTGTTGGTGATATTCAATCTTTACTGCTGGCAGTCATGTGCCATGTTGCAAGTAATTACTTCCTTAAACAGTCTTCTGCGCCAGTGATTGCTGATCAAGTACTGGCAGGGCAAAAGCAAAGATGCTGCTTTGTCGATGCAGCTGTTGCATTCTGCAAACTTCAACACCTTTACCCAAGCATACCTGTTAAAACTCAA GTTGAACTGATTGTGGCAATCCATGATTTGCTTGCTGAATATGGGATCTGCTGTGCTGGTGATGGAAGTGAGGGGCAGGATGGAACATTTCTTAAATTTGCAATAAAGCATCTCTTGGGTTTGGACATGAAGATCAAATCCAACGTGGACTCTTCGGACAGGGAAACAATTGAATTTGACAAGCACATTTCTCAGCATAGTCATGTTTTTGATGAGACTGAGATCAAAGGAACTAGTACTGGAGAAAATAATGCTTTTGATGAAATTACTCCTGAAAGGATATCATCTCTCACAAGTCGGGTGAAGGATAACACTGGAGTTGAATGTCTACTTTTTTGCGGTGATGATGGCACGattaaaaatcaagaaaaaacaaGCGATCAAACTATTGAAAGTGGAAAGGAACTTACTGAAGATGAAAGGGAGGAACTTGAGCTATTAATTGACGGTGCTTTGGATCAGTGTTTTTTCTGTCTATATGGTCTAAATCTTAGGTCAGACTCATCCTATGAGGATGATCTGGCTGAGCACAAAAATACTAGCCGCGGAGATTACCAAACCAAGGAGCAATGTGCTGATGTTTTTCAGTATATACTGCCGTGTGCTAAGGCTTCTTCt AGAACAGGATTGGTTAAACTTCGTAGGGTGTTAAGAGCTATACGCAAACACTTTCCTCAGCCTCCTGAAGCTGTTTTAGATGGAAATGCAATAGATAAATTCTTAGATTATCCTGATTTATGTGAAGACAAACTCTCTAATGAAGCTGGATCAGAAGGGTATCTTGGAACCATAACAAAACTATTGTTACCTGACATGGGTAGTCTTAAAGAGTACAAGAGATCACTAGCTGTGAG CTCTGAGCCGTATTTGGAGGTCTACAGCAATTTGTATTATTTTCTAGCTCAGTCTGAGGAAACAAATGCAACTGATAAGTGGCCTGGCTTTGTCCTCACAAAGGAAGGGGGAGAATTCGTGCAGCAAAATGCAAATCTCTTCAGATATGATCTGCTGTATAATCCTCTACGCTTTGAGAGTTGGCAACGACTTGCAAATATCTATGATGAG GAAGTAGACTTGCTGCTAAATGATGGCAGTAAGCACATAAATGTGGCCGGATGGAGGAAGAATGCTACTTTACCTCAGAGAGTTGAGATGAGTAGGAGGAGGAGTAGGCGTTGTCTACTAATGAGTTTGGCTTTGGCAAACACGCCAGCTCAGCAG TGTGAGATACATGAGTTACTGGCATTGGTATACTATGACAGCCTTCAGAATGTGGTACCATTATATGATCAGAGATCTGTTATTCCCTCCAAGGATGCTGCATGGATGATGTTTTGTGAGAACTCTTTGAGACATTTCAAGAGAGCTTTCACACACAA GCAGGATTGGTCCCATGCATTTTATATGGGGAAGCTATGTGAAAAGCTCGGTTACTCACATGAGATCTCATTATCATATTATGATAAAGCTATTGCTTTGAACCCGTCTGCTGTGGATTCTGTGTATAGAATGCATGCGTCACGCTTAAAGATACTTTGTGCGCATGGGAAACAGAACATGGAAGCTTTAAAG GTTGTTTTGGGATATTGCTTTAGTCAGCCAACAAAGGTTGCTGTCACAAACATTCTTACTAGTGTCAGTCCTGAAACCTCTCAGTTGCCGGATGATGTCATGGACAGAAGCTGCCAGGTTTCTTCTGAAAGAAAGCGTGAAGAGTCAGTTCAAATGGAAGAGATGTGGCACATTCTTTACAATGACTGCCTTGCTGCGCTAAAAAATTGTGTTGAAGGGGATCTCAAACATTTTCATAAGGCCAGATATATGCTTGCTCAAGGGCGATATAAAAGGGGTTTATCGGGTGATCTGGAAAGGGCAAAGGATGAACTTTCCTTTTGCTTCAAATCAGCTCGGTCGTCCTTCACAATAAATATGTGGGAGATTGATGGAATGGTAAAAAAAGGAAG aCGTAAAACAGCAGGTTGCTCTGTGAACAAAAAGGCCCTGGAAGTCAACTTGCCCGAAAGTTCTCGAAAATTTATCACTTGCATAAGAAAGTACTTGTTATTCTATTTGAAACTGTTGGAGGAGACTGGGGAGGTATCCACCCTTGACCGTGCTTATGTATCTCTTCGGGCAGATAAGAGG TTTTCCCTTTGCATTGAAGACGTTGTACCTGTTGCACTTGGGAGGTATATCAAGGCCCTAATTTCATCCACGCATCAAGCCGAAACCATTGACTCTGGTGCCATGAGCTGCTGTGAGCATCACCTGGAAAAGATATTTGCTCTATTCATGGAACAAGGGACCTTATGGCCAGAGATATGTGTTTTGCATGAGACCAGGAGCCCGGGGTTTTCAGAGAGCAGCTTATATGG ATTTCTCCACGAATATATTTTCTCATTGGAGAAAGATGGAAAGCTTGATACACTTGAAATGATAAACGAGAAGATTCGAAAACGCTTCAAAAATCCAAAGTTGTCAAATGGTAACAATGCAAAAGTTTGCAGGCATGCTTCCATCGCCTGGTATCGATCTCTCATTATTAGCTTGGCATTAATCACTCCCTTGCAATCTGGACTCTCTAGTGAGATTCAAGTCTTTAACCCATCAGATAGTGGATTGGATAATCGCCTGCTTTATATAGATCTGCAGGTCAATGAATTATGGACCTCATTTTTTGAGGACTCGAGCAAATATGAGAGTCTTGAAACGAAATGGAGTCCAGTACTAAGTAAAATTAAGAATATAGGGATCAGGAAGGCTTCTGATGAAAATTTAGAGATGGCCAACTCTTTGCTTAAAAGTTCTTACAATTTCTATCGGGAGAGCTCCTGCATAATGTTCCCATCTGGTGTGAACCTATACTTGGTGCCATTTCGATTAGTAACAGGAGCACAATTTCAGTTGGGCATGGATGGTGTTGAAGTTCTTGATATTAGTATTCCAAGAAAACTTCTTTTGTGGGCTTACACGCTATTACATGGTCGCTGTGCAAATATCTCAGTTGCCATTAAGCATTGTGAAGAAATTGCAAAG AAGCTGAAAAAAACTGCCGGAACAGCTTCAGTTTCTTCAAATAGTAGTGTAACAAATACCCCTACCTCTCACACAG GTAGCGGAAAAGATGGAATAAACCAGGGTGGGGAAAGCGAAGCAGAGGTTTCTACCGGGGCTGCAGTGGCAGCTATCCCGGCATTGGACTGGGAGAGTGCACGTTATTTAAATCCACCACCCTTGTCTTCAAGTGAGCAAATTGGCTTATCTGCTGTTTCTCAATTACATCATTGTAACACAGTTACCCAATTGAGCACTGCAGTTCATGGAGCAGAAGATCCGGACAAAAGTCACAAAACCCAACCGGACCCTCAACAAAATGCCGGGAACTGA